One part of the Microcoleus sp. AS-A8 genome encodes these proteins:
- a CDS encoding YkgJ family cysteine cluster protein has protein sequence MATWCCVKQCGACCHLDPAERPDLETYLSSEELELYLSLVGEGGWCVNFDHATRECRVYSNRPRFCRVEASAFEEMYGIEVEELNDFAIDCCRQQIEGVYGDRSLEMLRFDREVGI, from the coding sequence ATGGCAACTTGGTGTTGTGTAAAGCAATGTGGTGCGTGCTGTCATCTTGACCCCGCCGAACGTCCTGACTTAGAGACTTATCTTTCTTCAGAGGAGCTAGAGCTGTATCTGAGTCTGGTGGGTGAAGGGGGATGGTGTGTCAATTTTGACCATGCCACCCGTGAATGCCGCGTATACTCCAATCGACCTCGCTTCTGTCGGGTGGAGGCGAGTGCATTTGAGGAAATGTACGGGATAGAAGTAGAAGAGTTAAACGACTTTGCCATTGACTGCTGCCGCCAGCAGATTGAAGGCGTTTATGGCGATCGCAGTTTGGAAATGCTGCGATTTGACCGAGAAGTCGGAATTTGA